The Hemiscyllium ocellatum isolate sHemOce1 chromosome 17, sHemOce1.pat.X.cur, whole genome shotgun sequence genome has a segment encoding these proteins:
- the def8 gene encoding differentially expressed in FDCP 8 homolog isoform X1 yields the protein MEYNEKLARFRQGHLNPFDKDPCGKVDKVSEEEGDLSVKGLHTDFLYREVSANTDRVMDLGLAEDHFSKPVGSFGALDIENLKRAIDEVKQVILDLPEHSEKQKDAVVKLIHLRLKLQELKDPDEDEPNIRIILEHRFYKEKSKSVKQFCDKCSTIIWGLLQTWYTCTGCYYRCHSKCLNQINKSCVRSKVSHQSEFELNICPEVGLDQQDYRCGECRQPISLRGVPSEARMCDYTGRYYCSSCHWNDAAVIPARVIHNWDFEAYKVCRYSMRYLTLMISRPVLKLRVINPLLFNYVEELVEIRKLRQDILLMKPYFITCKEAMEARLLLQLQDRQHFVENDEMYSLQDLIDIATGRLSCTLTEIHTIFAKHIKLDCERCQAKGFVCELCKEGDVLFPFDSHTSVCQDCSAVFHRDCYYDNSTTCPRCVRLSMRRQSQIGSAHPD from the exons GACTACACACAGACTTTTTGTATCGGGAGGTCAGTGCAAATACTGATAGAGTGATGGATCTTGGTTTGGCTGAGGATCACTTTTCAAAACCTGTG GGTTCATTTGGAGCGTTGGACATTGAAAACCTGAAACGTGCAATTGACGAAGTGAAACAAGTTATATTAGATTTGCCAGAACACTCAGAGAAGCAGAAAGATGCAGTTGTTAAACTTATTCATCTCAGGCTTAAACTGCAAGAATTGAAG GACCCTGATGAAGATGAACCCAATATTAGAATTATTCTTGAACATCGATTCTACAAGGAGAAAAGCAAAAGTGTCAAACAGTTTTGTGACAAGTGCAGCACCATTATATGGGGCTTACTTCAAACCTGGTATACCTGTACAG GTTGTTATTACCGGTGTCACAGTAAATGTTTAAACCAAATCAACAAATCCTGTGTAAGGTCAAAGGTTAGCCACCAATCTGAATTTGAGCTCAATATCTGCCCTGAGGTGGGTCTGGACCAACAGGATTATCGATGTGGAGAGTGTCGCCAACCAATTTCTTTAC GTGGTGTGCCCAGTGAAGCGCGCATGTGTGACTACACTGGACGATATTATTGCAGCAGCTGCCACTGGAATGATGCAGCGGTCATTCCTGCTCGTGTCATACACAACTGGGACTTTGAAGCCTATAAA GTATGCCGTTACAGTATGAGATACCTCACGCTGATGATCTCGCGGCCAGTACTGAAACTTAGAGTGATTAATCCACTTCTCTTCAATTATGTGGAGGAACTAGTAGAAATTCGG AAACTCCGACAAGACATTCTGCTGATGAAACCCTATTTCATCACGTGTAAGGAGGCAATGGAGGCAAGGCTGCTATTACAG TTGCAGGATCGACAGCATTTCGTGGAAAACGATGAAATGTATTCTTTACAGGATTTAATTGACATTGCCACTGGGCGTCTGAGCTGCACTTTAACTGAAATCCACACCATCTTTGCAAAACATATTAAACTGGACTGTGAG CGATGTCAAGCTAAAGGTTTCGTCTGTGAGTTATGCAAAGAAGGTGATGTGCTCTTTCCATTCGATAGCCACACATCAGTGTGCCAGGATTGTTCTGCTGTATTCCATAG AGATTGTTATTACGACAATTCCACTACATGTCCAAGGTGTGTGCGGCTTTCAATGAGAAGACAGTCTCAAATTGGATCAGCTCACCCAGACTGA
- the def8 gene encoding differentially expressed in FDCP 8 homolog isoform X2 encodes MEYNEKLARFRQGHLNPFDKDPCGKVDKVSEEEGDLSVKGLHTDFLYREVSANTDRVMDLGLAEDHFSKPVGSFGALDIENLKRAIDEVKQVILDLPEHSEKQKDAVVKLIHLRLKLQELKDPDEDEPNIRIILEHRFYKEKSKSVKQFCDKCSTIIWGLLQTWYTCTGCYYRCHSKCLNQINKSCVRSKVSHQSEFELNICPEVGLDQQDYRCGECRQPISLRGVPSEARMCDYTGRYYCSSCHWNDAAVIPARVIHNWDFEAYKVCRYSMRYLTLMISRPVLKLRVINPLLFNYVEELVEIRKLRQDILLMKPYFITCKEAMEARLLLQRCQAKGFVCELCKEGDVLFPFDSHTSVCQDCSAVFHRDCYYDNSTTCPRCVRLSMRRQSQIGSAHPD; translated from the exons GACTACACACAGACTTTTTGTATCGGGAGGTCAGTGCAAATACTGATAGAGTGATGGATCTTGGTTTGGCTGAGGATCACTTTTCAAAACCTGTG GGTTCATTTGGAGCGTTGGACATTGAAAACCTGAAACGTGCAATTGACGAAGTGAAACAAGTTATATTAGATTTGCCAGAACACTCAGAGAAGCAGAAAGATGCAGTTGTTAAACTTATTCATCTCAGGCTTAAACTGCAAGAATTGAAG GACCCTGATGAAGATGAACCCAATATTAGAATTATTCTTGAACATCGATTCTACAAGGAGAAAAGCAAAAGTGTCAAACAGTTTTGTGACAAGTGCAGCACCATTATATGGGGCTTACTTCAAACCTGGTATACCTGTACAG GTTGTTATTACCGGTGTCACAGTAAATGTTTAAACCAAATCAACAAATCCTGTGTAAGGTCAAAGGTTAGCCACCAATCTGAATTTGAGCTCAATATCTGCCCTGAGGTGGGTCTGGACCAACAGGATTATCGATGTGGAGAGTGTCGCCAACCAATTTCTTTAC GTGGTGTGCCCAGTGAAGCGCGCATGTGTGACTACACTGGACGATATTATTGCAGCAGCTGCCACTGGAATGATGCAGCGGTCATTCCTGCTCGTGTCATACACAACTGGGACTTTGAAGCCTATAAA GTATGCCGTTACAGTATGAGATACCTCACGCTGATGATCTCGCGGCCAGTACTGAAACTTAGAGTGATTAATCCACTTCTCTTCAATTATGTGGAGGAACTAGTAGAAATTCGG AAACTCCGACAAGACATTCTGCTGATGAAACCCTATTTCATCACGTGTAAGGAGGCAATGGAGGCAAGGCTGCTATTACAG CGATGTCAAGCTAAAGGTTTCGTCTGTGAGTTATGCAAAGAAGGTGATGTGCTCTTTCCATTCGATAGCCACACATCAGTGTGCCAGGATTGTTCTGCTGTATTCCATAG AGATTGTTATTACGACAATTCCACTACATGTCCAAGGTGTGTGCGGCTTTCAATGAGAAGACAGTCTCAAATTGGATCAGCTCACCCAGACTGA
- the def8 gene encoding differentially expressed in FDCP 8 homolog isoform X3, which translates to MDLGLAEDHFSKPVGSFGALDIENLKRAIDEVKQVILDLPEHSEKQKDAVVKLIHLRLKLQELKDPDEDEPNIRIILEHRFYKEKSKSVKQFCDKCSTIIWGLLQTWYTCTGCYYRCHSKCLNQINKSCVRSKVSHQSEFELNICPEVGLDQQDYRCGECRQPISLRGVPSEARMCDYTGRYYCSSCHWNDAAVIPARVIHNWDFEAYKVCRYSMRYLTLMISRPVLKLRVINPLLFNYVEELVEIRKLRQDILLMKPYFITCKEAMEARLLLQLQDRQHFVENDEMYSLQDLIDIATGRLSCTLTEIHTIFAKHIKLDCERCQAKGFVCELCKEGDVLFPFDSHTSVCQDCSAVFHRDCYYDNSTTCPRCVRLSMRRQSQIGSAHPD; encoded by the exons ATGGATCTTGGTTTGGCTGAGGATCACTTTTCAAAACCTGTG GGTTCATTTGGAGCGTTGGACATTGAAAACCTGAAACGTGCAATTGACGAAGTGAAACAAGTTATATTAGATTTGCCAGAACACTCAGAGAAGCAGAAAGATGCAGTTGTTAAACTTATTCATCTCAGGCTTAAACTGCAAGAATTGAAG GACCCTGATGAAGATGAACCCAATATTAGAATTATTCTTGAACATCGATTCTACAAGGAGAAAAGCAAAAGTGTCAAACAGTTTTGTGACAAGTGCAGCACCATTATATGGGGCTTACTTCAAACCTGGTATACCTGTACAG GTTGTTATTACCGGTGTCACAGTAAATGTTTAAACCAAATCAACAAATCCTGTGTAAGGTCAAAGGTTAGCCACCAATCTGAATTTGAGCTCAATATCTGCCCTGAGGTGGGTCTGGACCAACAGGATTATCGATGTGGAGAGTGTCGCCAACCAATTTCTTTAC GTGGTGTGCCCAGTGAAGCGCGCATGTGTGACTACACTGGACGATATTATTGCAGCAGCTGCCACTGGAATGATGCAGCGGTCATTCCTGCTCGTGTCATACACAACTGGGACTTTGAAGCCTATAAA GTATGCCGTTACAGTATGAGATACCTCACGCTGATGATCTCGCGGCCAGTACTGAAACTTAGAGTGATTAATCCACTTCTCTTCAATTATGTGGAGGAACTAGTAGAAATTCGG AAACTCCGACAAGACATTCTGCTGATGAAACCCTATTTCATCACGTGTAAGGAGGCAATGGAGGCAAGGCTGCTATTACAG TTGCAGGATCGACAGCATTTCGTGGAAAACGATGAAATGTATTCTTTACAGGATTTAATTGACATTGCCACTGGGCGTCTGAGCTGCACTTTAACTGAAATCCACACCATCTTTGCAAAACATATTAAACTGGACTGTGAG CGATGTCAAGCTAAAGGTTTCGTCTGTGAGTTATGCAAAGAAGGTGATGTGCTCTTTCCATTCGATAGCCACACATCAGTGTGCCAGGATTGTTCTGCTGTATTCCATAG AGATTGTTATTACGACAATTCCACTACATGTCCAAGGTGTGTGCGGCTTTCAATGAGAAGACAGTCTCAAATTGGATCAGCTCACCCAGACTGA